Proteins encoded in a region of the Roseovarius pelagicus genome:
- a CDS encoding aldehyde dehydrogenase family protein: protein MINPSTGKPLTRVAECGEDEIDRAVAAARKAQNGPWRQTTPADRGRLLHKVAALILENKDSITKMESLDTGKPLAQAEADCVVAARYFEFYAGIADKIGGVTIPLTLDFLDYTEREPLGVVGQIVPWNYPLQMSARGLAPCLAAGNSIVIKPAEEACLSAIELGRICKEAGIPDGVVNVVTGYGSEAGAALASHPDVNLVAFTGSVQTGSTVMQSAAKNVVPVLLELGGKSPNIVFADADLEKATPVIIKCALQNAGQTCSAGSRVLVHRSRHDEVVERLVELAQKYRVGPGIDNSDMGPVISKRQWTRIMDYMDIARDEGAEIATGGKRPEGKDCEGGFFIEPTIFTQASPGMRVHDEEIFGPVTTVVPFDTDEEAAGIANATPYGLVTGLWTQDVTRAHRMAREIAAGQIFVNTYGAGGGVEIPFGGYKKSGFGREKGLEAINFYSQTKNICIGLT, encoded by the coding sequence CTGATAAACCCTTCGACAGGTAAGCCGCTGACCCGGGTTGCCGAATGCGGTGAGGATGAAATTGACCGCGCAGTTGCCGCCGCCCGCAAGGCGCAGAACGGTCCGTGGCGACAAACCACGCCTGCTGATCGAGGGCGTTTGCTGCACAAGGTTGCGGCGCTGATCCTTGAAAATAAGGACAGTATCACCAAAATGGAAAGCCTCGATACCGGCAAACCGCTGGCACAAGCCGAGGCTGATTGTGTCGTCGCGGCGCGCTATTTCGAGTTCTACGCCGGCATTGCCGACAAGATTGGCGGTGTCACCATTCCCCTGACGCTGGATTTCCTCGATTACACCGAACGCGAACCGTTGGGTGTGGTGGGGCAGATCGTACCGTGGAACTACCCGTTGCAAATGTCGGCACGCGGGCTCGCCCCCTGTCTTGCTGCAGGCAACTCGATCGTGATCAAGCCGGCAGAAGAAGCCTGTCTCAGCGCTATTGAGCTTGGTCGTATTTGCAAAGAAGCGGGAATTCCCGATGGGGTTGTTAATGTGGTTACCGGCTACGGCTCCGAAGCCGGCGCCGCGCTGGCCTCGCATCCGGATGTCAATCTGGTGGCCTTCACCGGATCGGTGCAGACGGGCAGCACCGTGATGCAATCCGCGGCCAAGAATGTGGTGCCGGTTTTACTGGAACTGGGTGGAAAATCCCCAAACATCGTCTTCGCCGATGCCGATCTTGAAAAAGCAACGCCGGTGATCATCAAATGCGCTCTTCAAAATGCCGGGCAAACATGTTCGGCCGGCTCACGGGTGCTGGTGCATCGGTCGCGTCACGACGAGGTCGTGGAGCGCCTGGTGGAGCTGGCGCAAAAATACCGGGTTGGGCCAGGTATCGATAACTCCGACATGGGGCCGGTCATTTCGAAGCGTCAATGGACGCGCATCATGGATTACATGGACATCGCCCGGGATGAGGGTGCCGAAATCGCGACGGGCGGCAAGCGGCCAGAGGGAAAGGATTGCGAGGGGGGGTTCTTCATAGAGCCGACGATCTTTACCCAGGCAAGTCCGGGCATGCGCGTGCATGACGAAGAAATCTTTGGGCCGGTTACAACCGTTGTGCCCTTCGATACCGACGAGGAAGCCGCCGGGATCGCAAACGCCACACCCTACGGTTTGGTCACCGGTCTTTGGACGCAGGATGTCACCCGCGCCCACCGAATGGCGCGCGAAATCGCGGCAGGTCAGATTTTCGTCAACACCTATGGAGCTGGCGGCGGTGTCGAAATTCCATTCGGGGGTTACAAAAAATCCGGCTTCGGGCGCGAGAAGGGACTCGAAGCCATCAATTTCTATTCACAAACCAAAAATATCTGCATCGGCTTAACCTAA
- a CDS encoding LacI family DNA-binding transcriptional regulator yields MSKSSDDDKPHLAGKVVTISDVSVEAGVSITTVSRVLRGDTKLSIREETRERIFAAVKKLNYAPNPAARSLRTSKSMAIAIILPEAENPAYAPIIRGAQSAAVENGYSLLVSYCGENQTADEIYRNLALNLRVDGLLVTTSQSEDEEILMPDAAGVPTVLVNRRTKAQSSFVIVDDSAGARLAVEHLISLGHRRIAHLSGPLTHYNSAQRVKGYTTALKEAGIDPDPALIVESGYLAADGRTSTQKLLNSCEPLPTAIFCNSLLVAAATVTVCRDNGLKVPDDMSIVSLHDGTIAELIYPPLSTVRYDLFEMGRQATFSLLDLIGGDGSEKKQTVLAPVEFIKRESSTVPRQVSVQLKR; encoded by the coding sequence ATGAGCAAATCATCCGATGACGACAAGCCGCATCTCGCAGGCAAGGTGGTGACGATTTCCGACGTCTCCGTGGAGGCAGGTGTATCTATCACAACGGTGTCGCGCGTCTTGCGTGGCGACACCAAGTTGTCGATACGCGAGGAGACGCGGGAACGGATATTCGCGGCTGTCAAGAAGCTGAACTACGCGCCGAACCCTGCGGCGCGCAGTTTGCGCACTTCGAAAAGCATGGCCATAGCCATCATCCTGCCCGAGGCCGAGAACCCGGCCTACGCACCAATCATCCGCGGCGCCCAGTCAGCGGCGGTTGAGAATGGTTATTCCTTGCTGGTCAGCTATTGCGGCGAGAACCAGACCGCTGATGAGATCTATCGCAATTTGGCTCTGAATCTCCGTGTTGACGGGCTGCTGGTTACAACTTCGCAGAGTGAAGACGAAGAAATACTGATGCCAGATGCGGCTGGCGTTCCGACGGTGCTGGTGAACCGGCGGACAAAGGCCCAAAGCAGCTTCGTTATTGTGGATGACAGTGCAGGTGCGCGGCTGGCCGTCGAGCATCTTATTTCGCTGGGTCACCGGCGCATCGCGCATCTTTCGGGGCCGCTGACGCACTACAATTCAGCACAACGCGTAAAGGGATATACGACCGCACTGAAGGAGGCGGGGATAGACCCCGATCCAGCCCTTATTGTGGAAAGCGGCTATCTCGCCGCTGACGGACGTACATCCACGCAAAAGCTATTGAACAGCTGTGAGCCGCTTCCCACGGCAATATTCTGTAATAGCCTTTTGGTTGCCGCTGCCACTGTGACGGTGTGTCGCGACAACGGGCTGAAGGTGCCAGACGACATGTCTATCGTCAGTCTTCACGATGGCACCATCGCCGAGCTGATTTATCCTCCGCTTTCTACAGTGCGCTACGACCTGTTCGAAATGGGTCGCCAGGCGACATTTTCTTTGCTCGACCTGATCGGCGGAGACGGCTCGGAAAAGAAACAAACGGTGTTGGCACCCGTCGAGTTCATCAAGCGGGAATCGTCCACGGTTCCCCGCCAGGTGTCAGTGCAGCTCAAGCGCTGA
- a CDS encoding glucose 1-dehydrogenase, with translation MRFKDKVGIVTGSASGFGFEIARRFAEEGGSVVVVDLNPEAGERAAAKISDAGHKSVFCEADVATRAGADAMVKAAVDSFGGLDVLVNNAGVPQRPCHFAALDENHYDLMFAVNAKAIYLSAAAALSAFKSGGGGVIVNTTSIGGSRPRPGMSAYAASKAAANAITKALALEMASDNVRVNAVAPVAGDTPMLSEFMGGEPSEDKRQAFVNSVPLGRLSTPQDVASAILFLASDEASLITGAELAVDGGRGV, from the coding sequence ATGAGGTTCAAGGACAAGGTTGGGATCGTTACCGGGTCGGCATCGGGGTTCGGCTTCGAGATCGCCAGACGGTTTGCGGAAGAGGGCGGATCGGTGGTGGTGGTTGATCTAAATCCCGAAGCAGGAGAGCGCGCCGCCGCGAAGATTTCTGACGCGGGGCACAAGTCTGTTTTCTGCGAAGCTGACGTGGCAACGCGTGCCGGTGCAGATGCAATGGTCAAGGCGGCAGTCGATTCCTTCGGTGGCCTCGATGTGCTGGTTAACAATGCTGGCGTGCCACAGCGCCCTTGCCACTTCGCGGCGCTGGATGAAAATCATTACGATCTGATGTTCGCGGTGAATGCCAAGGCGATCTATCTGTCGGCTGCAGCGGCGTTGAGTGCATTCAAGTCAGGTGGCGGCGGGGTTATCGTGAACACCACGTCCATTGGTGGCAGCCGTCCGCGTCCGGGCATGTCTGCTTATGCGGCCAGCAAGGCCGCAGCCAACGCCATCACCAAGGCGCTCGCGCTGGAAATGGCCTCTGACAATGTTCGGGTGAACGCAGTGGCACCCGTGGCCGGCGACACGCCGATGCTATCGGAGTTTATGGGCGGGGAACCTTCGGAGGACAAGCGCCAGGCCTTTGTCAATTCGGTGCCGCTGGGCCGCCTCAGCACGCCCCAGGACGTGGCGTCTGCGATCCTGTTCCTGGCTTCGGACGAGGCATCACTCATTACCGGCGCTGAACTGGCGGTGGATGGTGGTCGCGGCGTCTGA
- a CDS encoding FAD-dependent oxidoreductase, whose protein sequence is MKTITEPSREIPVMDEADVLVVGSGPAGMSAAIAAARASADVLLVEEYGCFGGNLTQVGVQTIGWYDIGQCVDSQGIGHEFEARAREYGAAYIRPNGKRASIDAELFKHVADRMVLEEGIRPLLHTKTVGAIMDGNTIRGIITESKSGRQAILAKRVIDATGDADVALFAGAPTRKTPVDEMMGVSVVFSCAGVNRDRYRAYMQEKQPRFGDWGKNWAIETDGKEDDLFCPYVEDEFVRAQEKGIIPKDIMSISGTLGHITEQGEATYLNLLYMKKYDATDVREITRGEMEGRQLALYAIAALRSEVPGFEDAVLRDYAMKLGVRDTRKIVSRGNLTDHDIRNQARFPDSVGIFPEFIDGYEVLYLPTTGRYFHIPYGILIPQDIENLLVAGRCVGGDKMSHAATRNMMCCAVTGQAAGAAAALSLRQGTTPADLDIEMLQDLLVTQGARIE, encoded by the coding sequence ATGAAAACCATCACCGAACCGAGCCGCGAAATTCCAGTCATGGACGAAGCGGATGTCCTTGTTGTCGGCAGCGGGCCGGCCGGCATGAGTGCCGCAATCGCAGCCGCCAGAGCCAGCGCCGATGTTCTGTTGGTCGAGGAATACGGCTGTTTCGGGGGAAACCTGACGCAGGTCGGCGTTCAAACGATTGGATGGTACGACATCGGCCAATGCGTGGACAGCCAGGGCATTGGCCATGAATTCGAAGCGCGCGCACGTGAATATGGCGCAGCCTATATTCGCCCCAATGGCAAGCGCGCCTCCATCGACGCAGAACTGTTCAAACATGTCGCCGACCGAATGGTGCTGGAGGAAGGCATCCGGCCCCTGCTGCACACCAAAACGGTGGGCGCAATCATGGATGGCAACACCATTCGCGGCATTATCACGGAAAGCAAATCGGGCCGCCAGGCGATCCTTGCAAAACGGGTGATTGACGCAACAGGAGACGCCGACGTGGCGCTTTTCGCCGGCGCGCCAACCCGCAAGACACCCGTAGACGAAATGATGGGCGTTTCGGTCGTCTTTTCCTGTGCAGGCGTCAACCGCGACCGCTACCGGGCATACATGCAGGAAAAACAACCGCGATTTGGGGATTGGGGCAAGAACTGGGCAATCGAGACAGACGGCAAGGAAGATGATCTTTTCTGCCCCTATGTCGAAGATGAGTTTGTCCGCGCTCAGGAAAAAGGGATCATTCCCAAAGACATCATGAGTATCAGCGGAACGCTGGGTCATATCACGGAGCAGGGCGAGGCAACCTATCTGAACCTGCTCTACATGAAGAAGTATGACGCAACAGACGTGCGCGAGATCACGCGTGGCGAGATGGAAGGCCGTCAGCTTGCCCTATATGCCATCGCGGCGCTGCGCAGCGAAGTGCCCGGCTTCGAGGACGCGGTGCTGCGTGACTATGCCATGAAGCTTGGCGTACGCGACACGCGCAAGATTGTCAGCCGTGGCAACCTCACGGATCACGACATTCGCAACCAGGCGCGCTTCCCCGATTCCGTGGGCATCTTTCCCGAGTTTATCGACGGGTACGAAGTTCTTTACCTGCCCACAACCGGACGATACTTTCACATTCCTTACGGCATATTGATCCCGCAAGATATCGAGAACCTTCTCGTTGCCGGGCGCTGTGTGGGCGGCGATAAAATGTCACATGCGGCAACGCGCAACATGATGTGCTGCGCGGTGACCGGCCAAGCCGCCGGAGCCGCGGCGGCACTATCGCTCCGGCAAGGCACGACACCGGCAGACCTTGATATCGAGATGCTCCAAGACCTGCTCGTGACACAGGGCGCGCGAATCGAATGA
- a CDS encoding 3-hydroxyacyl-CoA dehydrogenase NAD-binding domain-containing protein has translation MAATGKPVDYTVRNHVAVLTLNAPPVNGLSQSLRRAIKTALCDAEGDGCVEAVVLMGGGRMFCGGADIKEFASGEISEPDVNVIIRQMEIMDKPVVAAIHGVALGGGLELALGCNLRIATRDARAGFPEVRLGVLPGAGGTQRTPRLVGVGLALDLILSGRSIGAKEALERGLIDALSERDLLTDAIALARRACQSGDPLPVAGRLPFNGTSDLEQTITAALEQVLRRTPDAEAPKAIARCIAFAASGVDFEEGLVFEREEFLKLMSNTQSRALRHLFFAEREAAKIPNLPPDVALRPVERVGIIGAGVMGRGIAMTFLNAGIPVTLLEIDADALQRGVEAIRSNYVTRQEKGRMSAEDLKERMGLLRSSTNYDDMSDCDLVIEAVFENMEIKQNVCARLGEVCKPGAIIATNTSTLNVDTIANASGRASDVLGMHFFSPAHIMRLLEIVRGAETAPAVLATVIALARRIGKVTVVSGVCYGFIGNRMLESYLRELDFLLMEGATPARIDTALEAFGMAMGPCRMMDMAGIDVNARVLDERAAEGALPDDPGYRALVRKLAAMGRHGQKAGQGYYRYEGRTPCADPQVDRIAAELAATLGIPRRDDITDAEIRDRLLLPLINEGFRILEEGIALRPGDIDIVWTAGYGWPALTGGPMHHAEALGLGRVCHRLEELGRQTGDRFGYFAPAPFLLRRVADTA, from the coding sequence ATGGCTGCAACAGGAAAACCGGTGGATTATACCGTTCGTAATCACGTCGCGGTCCTTACCTTGAACGCTCCCCCGGTCAACGGATTGTCCCAATCTCTCCGCCGCGCGATAAAAACGGCGCTTTGTGACGCCGAGGGCGATGGCTGCGTCGAGGCGGTGGTTCTGATGGGCGGGGGCAGGATGTTCTGTGGCGGCGCCGACATCAAAGAGTTCGCTTCGGGCGAGATCAGCGAACCGGATGTGAACGTCATTATCCGGCAGATGGAAATCATGGATAAGCCGGTGGTCGCGGCGATCCACGGCGTTGCCTTGGGGGGTGGGCTGGAGTTGGCGCTTGGCTGCAATCTGCGTATCGCCACGCGAGATGCGCGGGCCGGGTTTCCCGAGGTCAGGCTCGGGGTTCTACCTGGTGCCGGGGGAACACAGCGCACGCCACGCCTTGTCGGGGTTGGTTTGGCGCTCGATTTGATCCTCAGCGGCCGGAGCATCGGAGCGAAAGAGGCGCTTGAGCGCGGGTTGATTGATGCGCTTTCGGAGCGTGATCTTTTGACCGACGCAATCGCCTTGGCGCGGCGCGCCTGTCAAAGTGGCGACCCGTTGCCGGTGGCCGGAAGGCTGCCCTTCAACGGCACCAGCGACCTGGAGCAAACCATCACCGCCGCGTTGGAACAAGTGTTGCGCCGCACCCCTGACGCCGAGGCGCCAAAGGCCATTGCCCGCTGCATCGCATTCGCCGCCTCCGGCGTGGATTTCGAAGAAGGGCTCGTCTTTGAGCGCGAGGAATTCCTGAAACTGATGAGCAACACGCAATCCCGTGCCCTGCGCCACCTGTTCTTTGCCGAAAGAGAAGCCGCCAAGATCCCAAACCTCCCGCCAGATGTGGCGCTGCGCCCGGTCGAGCGGGTTGGCATCATCGGTGCGGGCGTCATGGGGCGCGGCATTGCCATGACGTTTCTCAATGCCGGCATCCCGGTCACGCTGCTCGAAATTGACGCGGATGCATTGCAACGTGGTGTCGAGGCGATCCGCTCGAACTATGTGACCCGCCAGGAAAAGGGCCGTATGTCTGCTGAGGATCTGAAGGAGCGGATGGGCCTTCTGCGCAGCTCGACCAACTATGACGACATGTCTGACTGCGACCTGGTGATCGAGGCCGTTTTCGAGAACATGGAGATCAAGCAAAACGTCTGTGCCAGGCTGGGCGAAGTGTGCAAGCCCGGCGCGATCATAGCGACCAACACTTCCACATTGAATGTCGATACGATCGCCAATGCCTCGGGTCGCGCAAGCGATGTGCTGGGCATGCATTTCTTCAGCCCGGCCCACATCATGCGCCTGCTCGAGATCGTGCGCGGCGCCGAGACCGCTCCAGCGGTTCTGGCCACTGTCATTGCGCTTGCACGGCGCATCGGCAAGGTCACTGTTGTTTCTGGCGTTTGCTATGGCTTCATCGGCAACCGGATGCTGGAAAGCTATCTGCGCGAGTTGGATTTTCTTCTGATGGAAGGGGCCACCCCGGCCCGGATCGACACCGCGCTGGAGGCGTTCGGCATGGCGATGGGCCCGTGCCGGATGATGGACATGGCCGGCATCGACGTGAATGCCCGCGTGCTCGACGAACGGGCAGCCGAAGGCGCTCTCCCCGATGATCCGGGCTATCGCGCATTGGTGCGCAAGCTGGCTGCGATGGGCCGCCACGGTCAGAAGGCCGGGCAAGGTTATTACCGTTACGAGGGGCGCACGCCCTGCGCCGATCCGCAGGTTGACCGGATCGCGGCAGAGCTGGCCGCAACACTCGGGATACCACGGCGCGACGACATTACCGACGCGGAAATCCGCGACCGTCTGCTGCTCCCGTTGATCAACGAAGGTTTCCGAATTCTGGAAGAGGGGATCGCCTTGCGCCCGGGCGATATTGATATCGTCTGGACGGCTGGCTACGGCTGGCCTGCCCTGACCGGGGGGCCGATGCACCATGCCGAAGCCCTGGGGCTTGGCCGAGTTTGCCACCGCCTCGAAGAGCTGGGCCGGCAGACGGGCGACCGCTTCGGATATTTTGCCCCCGCGCCTTTCCTGTTGCGCCGGGTGGCCGATACCGCGTGA
- a CDS encoding acetyl-CoA C-acyltransferase, translated as MREAVIVSTARTPIGRAFRGALNNVKSPTMMAHALQHAVQRAGLDGPEITDLIVGTALGAGTAGGNIARNAGLAAGLPVEVAAQTVDRQCASGLVAIATAAHEIIVDGFDIVVAGGQENISAVQHGYFDWTAREIDPGVTACAAHAYMPMLQTAEIVAHKYGVTREQQDEYALSSQQRTAAAQLSGRFDAEIVPITATQVVKDRDTGESSHREVTLASDEGHRPETTIESLAALNPVIEGGTVTAGNASQLSDGASACVLMEAGVAARRGMEPLGIYRGMIAVGNTPAEMGIGPVYAIPKLLAQHGLTINDIGLWELNEAFAVQALYCRDHLGIDPKLFNVNGGAISIGHPYGMTGARAVGHALIEGRRRGVRHVIVSMCVGGGQGVAALFDIC; from the coding sequence ATGCGCGAAGCCGTCATTGTCTCAACCGCACGCACCCCGATTGGCAGGGCTTTTCGCGGTGCACTCAACAACGTCAAATCCCCCACGATGATGGCGCATGCATTGCAACATGCCGTGCAACGCGCAGGGCTGGACGGACCCGAGATTACCGATCTGATCGTGGGAACCGCGCTTGGTGCCGGAACGGCGGGCGGAAACATTGCCCGCAACGCGGGCCTTGCTGCCGGGTTGCCGGTCGAGGTGGCCGCGCAGACGGTGGACCGGCAATGTGCCTCGGGGCTGGTGGCGATTGCCACCGCCGCGCATGAGATCATCGTGGACGGCTTCGACATTGTCGTCGCCGGCGGACAGGAGAACATCTCGGCCGTGCAGCACGGCTATTTCGACTGGACCGCGCGCGAGATTGATCCCGGCGTGACGGCTTGCGCCGCACATGCCTATATGCCGATGCTGCAAACCGCTGAGATCGTGGCGCATAAATATGGTGTGACGCGCGAACAGCAGGATGAATATGCGCTGTCGTCGCAGCAGCGCACCGCAGCTGCGCAACTGTCCGGCCGGTTTGATGCCGAAATCGTGCCGATCACCGCGACCCAGGTCGTGAAGGATCGCGATACAGGTGAGAGCAGCCACCGCGAGGTGACGCTGGCGAGCGATGAGGGGCATCGCCCCGAGACCACGATCGAGTCACTTGCCGCGCTGAACCCGGTGATTGAGGGCGGCACGGTGACTGCGGGAAACGCCAGCCAGCTGTCCGACGGAGCCTCGGCCTGTGTGCTGATGGAAGCTGGGGTTGCCGCCCGCCGTGGAATGGAGCCTCTGGGCATTTATCGCGGTATGATTGCCGTGGGCAACACCCCCGCGGAAATGGGCATCGGGCCGGTTTATGCCATTCCGAAGCTACTCGCCCAACACGGGCTTACGATCAACGATATCGGCCTTTGGGAGTTGAACGAGGCTTTTGCGGTCCAAGCGCTCTATTGCCGCGATCATCTGGGGATTGACCCCAAATTGTTCAATGTCAACGGCGGCGCCATCTCGATTGGCCACCCCTATGGGATGACCGGCGCGCGCGCGGTCGGACATGCGCTGATCGAAGGCCGCCGCCGCGGCGTGCGCCATGTCATCGTATCAATGTGCGTGGGTGGCGGCCAGGGCGTCGCGGCCCTTTTCGATATCTGCTGA
- a CDS encoding enoyl-CoA hydratase, whose translation MNFKEIIYETEGHMAIITLNRPKRMNTLTKMLEGELYEAMRAADLDENVRAIILTGQGRAFCAGMDMDELEVLPPDDISAREWMRPYDMNRRADYQTRYSYFPGLTKPVISAINGAAAGLGLIFALYSDFRIASSNAAFATAFVKRGLVAEHGIAFILPRVVGHANAIDMLLTSRKIKADEAREINLVHRLVAPDALMDEARALANCLSQEVSPRSVRVMKRQIWEVPFQSLGEAITRANEEMFLSIQSEDFTEGVAHFQEKRPPQFTGR comes from the coding sequence ATGAACTTCAAAGAAATCATCTACGAGACAGAGGGTCACATGGCCATCATCACCCTCAACCGTCCCAAGCGCATGAATACGCTGACCAAGATGCTGGAAGGTGAGCTTTACGAGGCGATGCGCGCCGCCGACCTCGACGAGAATGTGCGCGCCATCATCCTCACGGGACAAGGGCGCGCCTTCTGCGCCGGTATGGATATGGACGAGCTTGAAGTGCTGCCGCCTGACGACATAAGTGCGCGCGAATGGATGCGGCCTTATGACATGAACCGCCGCGCCGATTACCAGACCCGCTATTCTTATTTTCCCGGTCTCACCAAGCCGGTGATCTCGGCCATTAACGGCGCGGCGGCCGGGCTGGGCCTGATCTTTGCGCTTTACAGTGATTTCCGCATCGCCTCGAGTAATGCCGCCTTCGCGACTGCTTTCGTGAAGCGTGGGCTGGTTGCGGAACACGGCATCGCCTTTATCTTGCCGCGCGTTGTCGGCCATGCCAATGCGATTGACATGTTGCTCACCTCGCGCAAGATCAAGGCAGACGAGGCGCGTGAGATAAACCTGGTACACCGACTGGTCGCACCCGATGCGTTGATGGATGAAGCCCGCGCGCTGGCAAATTGTCTGTCGCAGGAGGTCTCGCCGCGCTCGGTTCGGGTGATGAAGCGCCAGATCTGGGAGGTGCCCTTCCAATCCCTTGGCGAGGCGATTACCCGGGCCAACGAGGAAATGTTTCTGAGCATCCAGAGCGAGGACTTCACCGAAGGTGTCGCGCATTTCCAGGAAAAGAGACCGCCGCAATTTACCGGCCGTTGA
- a CDS encoding 3-(methylthio)propionyl-CoA ligase, whose translation MARVEHSPLAGQTMNSPLLISSLIQNADRYFGDVEIVSRRGDGTIHRYGYRDCHTRARRLAAALAKLGLEIGDRIASLGWNNFRHLEAYFAVPGMGMVLNTINPKLHRDQVAYIAGHAEARCVLFDLSFLAQAETIAAQCPQALHFIAMCAPEEMPATTSIANLICYEELIAGATDRFEWPVFDETAASALCYTSGTTGPPKGVLYSHRATMIHSYAEVMPDAFNISSRDTITPVVPMYHANAWGLPYAAALAGAKLVLPGPLMDGKSLYDLIEGEGVTFSAGVPTVWSGLLDHVAANGLSFTHFKRMNIGGSACPTAMMKTFREQYGVDVIHAWGMTEMSPMGTICSLQARHANLPEDERQMLRETQGHPVFGVDMRLLDDQGVELPWDGKTTGNLYVKGAWVIDSYYKDVPGSALREGWLPTGDVVTINPQGYIKITDRSKDIIKSGGEWISSIEVENVSQLHPDVQQAACIGIADQKWGERPLLVVIRRAGSNLEKAALFDFLEGKIAKWWMPDDIVFVDSIEIGPTGKVLKNRLRERFSGQDGPTS comes from the coding sequence ATGGCCAGAGTTGAACACAGCCCCCTGGCGGGGCAAACCATGAATTCCCCTCTCCTGATCTCGTCATTGATCCAAAATGCGGATCGCTATTTCGGGGATGTCGAGATTGTCTCGCGCCGTGGAGATGGGACGATCCATCGCTACGGCTATCGCGATTGTCACACCCGCGCGCGCCGCCTTGCCGCGGCGCTGGCCAAGCTCGGCCTTGAAATAGGAGACAGGATCGCATCGCTGGGGTGGAACAATTTTCGCCACCTCGAAGCCTATTTTGCGGTTCCCGGCATGGGCATGGTGCTGAACACGATCAACCCGAAACTGCACCGCGATCAGGTTGCCTATATCGCCGGACATGCCGAGGCGCGCTGTGTGTTGTTCGACCTTTCCTTTCTTGCACAGGCCGAGACAATTGCCGCGCAATGCCCGCAGGCGTTGCATTTCATCGCCATGTGCGCACCCGAGGAGATGCCGGCAACAACATCCATCGCCAATCTGATCTGCTATGAAGAGCTGATCGCCGGTGCCACTGATCGTTTCGAATGGCCCGTTTTCGATGAAACTGCCGCTTCGGCGCTGTGCTACACATCGGGAACGACGGGGCCTCCGAAGGGCGTGCTTTATTCGCACCGCGCGACAATGATTCATTCCTATGCCGAGGTGATGCCCGATGCGTTCAACATCTCGTCGCGCGATACGATCACACCTGTCGTTCCGATGTATCATGCCAATGCCTGGGGGCTGCCCTATGCGGCGGCGCTGGCTGGCGCCAAGCTGGTCCTTCCGGGGCCTTTGATGGATGGTAAATCGCTCTATGATCTCATCGAGGGCGAGGGCGTCACCTTTTCCGCCGGTGTGCCGACCGTTTGGAGCGGGCTTTTGGATCATGTGGCGGCCAACGGGCTGAGTTTCACCCATTTCAAGCGAATGAACATTGGCGGCTCGGCTTGCCCGACCGCGATGATGAAGACGTTCCGCGAACAATACGGGGTCGATGTCATCCATGCTTGGGGCATGACCGAGATGTCACCGATGGGCACCATCTGTTCGTTGCAGGCGCGCCATGCCAACCTGCCCGAGGACGAACGCCAGATGCTGCGCGAAACCCAGGGGCATCCGGTCTTTGGCGTCGATATGCGGCTTCTGGACGATCAGGGCGTCGAACTGCCCTGGGATGGCAAAACCACCGGCAACCTTTATGTCAAAGGGGCATGGGTAATTGATTCCTACTACAAGGACGTTCCTGGAAGCGCATTGCGCGAGGGCTGGCTGCCAACCGGAGATGTCGTGACTATCAACCCGCAGGGCTATATCAAGATCACCGATCGCAGCAAGGACATCATCAAATCAGGGGGGGAGTGGATCAGCTCGATCGAGGTGGAAAATGTTTCGCAGCTTCACCCCGATGTGCAGCAGGCCGCTTGCATCGGCATCGCCGATCAGAAGTGGGGCGAGCGTCCCTTGTTGGTTGTGATCCGGCGCGCGGGTTCAAATCTCGAAAAAGCGGCGCTGTTCGATTTTCTCGAGGGAAAGATCGCCAAATGGTGGATGCCCGACGATATCGTCTTTGTTGACAGCATCGAAATCGGCCCCACCGGCAAAGTCCTGAAGAACCGGCTTCGAGAGCGTTTTTCCGGACAGGACGGCCCGACCAGCTGA